From a single Micromonospora carbonacea genomic region:
- a CDS encoding adenosylmethionine--8-amino-7-oxononanoate transaminase: MTPEEILAADRAHVWHPYAPLPPATPPYVVAGARGVRLRLADGRELVDGMSSWWAAIHGYRHPVLDAAVVDQLGRMSHVMFGGLTHEPAVRLAQTLVELAPEGLERVFLCDSGSVSVEVAVKMCLQYQRALGRPERRRLGTWRGGYHGDTFHPMSVCDPEGGMHHLWGDVLPRQVFAPVPPAGFDTPPDPAYCAALADAVARHAHELAAVVVEPVVQGAGGMRFHHPHYLRVLREVTRAHGVLLVFDEIATGFGRTGTMFAAEHAGVSPDVLCVGKALTGGYLTLAAALCTAEVAAGISRDGVLAHGPTFMANPLACAVANASIGLLRAGDWAAEVSRVGAALRAGLEPLRGAPGVADVRVLGAIGVVQLDHEVDVARATAAAVDRGVWLRPFRDLVYAMPPYVADDADVARIATGMAAAVAAG, from the coding sequence GTGACGCCGGAGGAGATCCTCGCCGCCGACCGGGCGCACGTGTGGCACCCGTACGCGCCGCTGCCCCCCGCGACGCCCCCGTACGTGGTGGCGGGCGCGCGGGGGGTGCGGCTGCGGCTGGCCGACGGGCGGGAACTGGTCGACGGGATGTCGTCGTGGTGGGCGGCGATCCACGGCTACCGGCACCCGGTGCTGGACGCGGCGGTCGTCGACCAGCTCGGCCGGATGAGCCACGTGATGTTCGGCGGGCTCACCCACGAGCCGGCCGTGCGCCTGGCGCAGACGCTGGTCGAGCTGGCCCCGGAGGGGCTGGAGCGGGTCTTCCTGTGCGACTCGGGCTCGGTGAGCGTCGAGGTGGCGGTGAAGATGTGCCTGCAGTACCAGCGGGCGCTCGGGCGGCCGGAGCGCCGGCGGCTGGGCACCTGGCGGGGCGGCTACCACGGCGACACCTTCCACCCGATGAGCGTCTGCGACCCCGAGGGCGGCATGCACCACCTGTGGGGCGACGTGCTGCCCCGGCAGGTCTTCGCGCCCGTGCCGCCGGCCGGCTTCGACACCCCGCCCGACCCGGCGTACTGCGCGGCGCTCGCCGACGCGGTGGCGCGGCACGCGCACGAGCTGGCTGCCGTGGTGGTGGAGCCGGTGGTCCAGGGCGCGGGCGGGATGCGCTTCCACCACCCGCACTACCTGCGGGTGCTGCGCGAGGTGACCCGCGCCCACGGGGTGCTGCTGGTCTTCGACGAGATCGCGACCGGCTTCGGCCGCACCGGCACGATGTTCGCCGCCGAGCACGCCGGGGTGAGCCCCGACGTCCTCTGCGTCGGCAAGGCGCTCACCGGCGGCTACCTGACGCTTGCCGCCGCCCTGTGCACGGCGGAGGTGGCGGCGGGCATCTCCCGCGACGGGGTGCTCGCGCACGGGCCCACGTTCATGGCCAACCCGCTCGCCTGTGCGGTCGCGAACGCCTCCATCGGCCTGCTGCGGGCCGGAGACTGGGCGGCCGAGGTGTCGAGGGTGGGCGCGGCCCTGCGGGCCGGCCTGGAGCCGCTGCGGGGCGCCCCGGGCGTGGCGGACGTCCGGGTGCTGGGCGCGATCGGCGTGGTCCAGCTCGACCACGAGGTGGACGTGGCGCGGGCGACGGCCGCGGCGGTGGACCGGGGGGTGTGGCTGCGGCCGTTCCGCGACCTGGTCTACGCCATGCCGCCGTACGTCGCCGACGATGCGGACGTCGCCCGGATCGCCACCGGGATGGCCGCCGCCGTGGCGGCCGGCTGA
- the pyrF gene encoding orotidine-5'-phosphate decarboxylase produces MESFGDRLHRAMAQRGPLCVGIDPHPGLLTRWGLTDDVDGLERFCRTVVEALGDRVAVVKPQSAFFERFGARGVAVLESTIRQLRDSGSLVLLDVKRGDIGSTVAAYASAYLDPSSPLYVDAVTASPYLGVMSLAPMFELAATHGGGVFVLALTSNPEGAAVQHARGADGRTVAQAVIDEIAQLNRGAQTMGSFGLVVGATIGDTGHDLSAVRGPLLAPGLGAQGGTAAALRTVFGAGLPWVLPSYSREVLHAGPDVGALRAAAQRALTDCRAALGGS; encoded by the coding sequence ATGGAGAGCTTCGGTGACCGGTTGCACCGGGCGATGGCGCAGCGCGGCCCGCTCTGCGTGGGCATCGACCCGCACCCGGGGCTGCTGACCCGCTGGGGGCTGACGGACGACGTCGACGGTCTGGAGCGGTTCTGCCGCACCGTGGTGGAGGCCCTAGGCGACCGGGTCGCGGTGGTCAAGCCCCAGTCCGCGTTCTTCGAGCGCTTCGGAGCGCGGGGCGTGGCGGTGCTAGAGTCAACTATCCGACAGTTGCGGGATTCTGGCTCGCTCGTTCTGCTCGACGTCAAGCGCGGGGACATCGGCTCCACGGTCGCGGCGTACGCCTCCGCGTACCTCGATCCATCCAGCCCGCTGTATGTCGACGCGGTCACCGCGAGCCCCTACCTGGGAGTAATGTCGCTGGCCCCGATGTTCGAGCTCGCCGCCACGCACGGCGGCGGGGTGTTCGTCCTGGCGCTCACCTCCAACCCCGAGGGCGCCGCCGTGCAGCACGCCCGCGGCGCCGACGGGCGCACCGTCGCGCAGGCGGTGATCGACGAGATTGCCCAGCTCAACCGGGGTGCGCAGACGATGGGCAGCTTCGGTCTCGTGGTCGGGGCGACCATCGGCGACACCGGCCACGACCTGTCGGCGGTGCGCGGCCCGCTGCTCGCCCCGGGGCTCGGCGCGCAGGGCGGCACGGCCGCCGCGCTACGGACCGTGTTCGGCGCGGGCCTGCCGTGGGTCCTGCCGTCGTACTCCCGCGAGGTGCTGCACGCGGGGCCCGACGTGGGTGCTCTGCGGGCCGCCGCGCAGCGGGCCCTGACCGACTGCCGGGCGGCTCTCGGCGGCTCCTGA
- the mihF gene encoding integration host factor, actinobacterial type yields MPLPSLTPEQRAAALEKAAEIRKARAELKEQLKQGKTTLAAVLERAEGDDVVGKLKVSAVLQAMPGIGKIRATQIMEKLKIADSRRLRGLGEQQRKALLGEFAAN; encoded by the coding sequence GTGCCCCTCCCGTCACTTACCCCCGAGCAGCGCGCAGCTGCGCTCGAGAAGGCCGCGGAGATCCGCAAGGCCCGCGCTGAGCTGAAGGAGCAGCTCAAGCAGGGCAAGACCACCCTCGCCGCCGTGCTGGAGCGGGCCGAGGGCGACGACGTCGTCGGCAAGCTGAAGGTCTCGGCCGTCCTGCAGGCGATGCCGGGCATCGGCAAGATCCGGGCGACCCAGATCATGGAGAAGCTCAAGATCGCCGACAGCCGTCGCCTGCGTGGCCTGGGCGAGCAGCAGCGCAAGGCCCTGCTCGGCGAGTTCGCCGCCAACTGA
- a CDS encoding guanylate kinase yields MSTDDEARPAARLTVLTGPSGAGVGSVVEPFRARSPSVWIPVPATTRPRRAGEVDGVDRVFLAPAEFDRLIAAGGLLEWARVGPYARGTPAAPVAERLAVGRPVLLPLDLPGALAVRAARPDARLVLLAPPGWRPAAVAPAGDAHVVAHDHTGRAVDELVGLFGSSYLAPARPRRSG; encoded by the coding sequence GTGAGCACGGATGACGAGGCGCGCCCGGCGGCTCGGCTCACCGTCCTGACCGGACCCTCCGGGGCCGGCGTGGGCAGTGTCGTCGAGCCGTTCCGGGCGCGTTCTCCGTCGGTCTGGATCCCGGTGCCGGCCACCACCCGGCCCCGCCGGGCGGGCGAGGTGGACGGCGTCGACCGGGTCTTCCTCGCCCCGGCGGAGTTCGACCGCCTGATCGCCGCCGGCGGGCTGCTGGAGTGGGCCCGCGTCGGGCCGTACGCCCGCGGCACCCCGGCCGCGCCGGTGGCCGAGCGGCTCGCCGTCGGCCGGCCGGTGCTGCTCCCGCTCGACCTGCCCGGCGCGCTCGCCGTCCGCGCGGCGCGCCCCGACGCCCGGCTGGTCCTGCTCGCCCCGCCCGGCTGGCGGCCGGCGGCGGTGGCCCCGGCCGGCGACGCGCACGTCGTGGCGCACGACCACACCGGGCGGGCGGTGGACGAGCTGGTAGGCTTGTTCGGTTCTTCCTATCTGGCTCCGGCCCGACCACGGCGGAGCGGCTGA
- the rpoZ gene encoding DNA-directed RNA polymerase subunit omega — translation MGSIANPEGITNPPIDELLEKTTSKYALVIFAAKRARQVNAYYSQLGEGLLEYVGPLVETTPQEKPLSIAMREINAGLLTAEPTDQP, via the coding sequence GTGGGATCCATCGCCAACCCCGAGGGCATCACCAACCCGCCGATCGACGAGCTGCTCGAGAAGACGACGTCGAAGTACGCCCTGGTGATCTTCGCTGCCAAGCGCGCTCGCCAGGTCAACGCCTACTACAGCCAGCTCGGCGAGGGCCTGCTGGAGTACGTGGGCCCGCTCGTGGAGACCACCCCCCAGGAGAAGCCCCTCTCCATCGCCATGCGCGAGATCAACGCGGGCCTGCTCACCGCCGAGCCGACCGACCAGCCGTAA
- the coaBC gene encoding bifunctional phosphopantothenoylcysteine decarboxylase/phosphopantothenate--cysteine ligase CoaBC, translating to MSAEIVLGVGGGIAAYKACELLRLFTESGHRVRVVPTASALRFVGAPTWAALSGQPVADDVWADVHEVPHVRLGQRADLVVVAPATADLLARAAHGLADDLLTNTLLTARCPVLLAPAMHTEMWEHPATVANVATLRSRGVRVIEPAVGRLTGADTGKGRLPDPAEIFAVARRTLARGPHTPADLAGRHVVVTAGGTREPLDPVRFLGNRSSGKQGYAFARSAVARGARVTLVAANVALADPAGVDLVRVGTTEELREATLRAAADADAVVMAAAPADFRPATYASAKIKKTEAGAPTIDLVTNPDIAAELGRRRRPEQVLVVFAAETDDAEANGRAKLARKRADLVVVNEVGPDKVFGAETNAATVIGADGAVHPMAEQSKEELADAVWDLVVARWSSSRGVTG from the coding sequence ATGTCCGCCGAGATCGTCCTCGGGGTCGGCGGCGGCATCGCCGCCTACAAGGCGTGTGAGCTGCTGCGGCTCTTCACCGAGTCGGGCCACCGGGTCCGCGTGGTGCCCACCGCGTCGGCGCTCCGCTTCGTCGGGGCGCCGACCTGGGCGGCCCTGTCCGGCCAGCCGGTCGCCGACGACGTCTGGGCCGACGTGCACGAGGTCCCGCACGTCCGGCTCGGCCAGCGGGCCGACCTGGTGGTGGTCGCCCCGGCGACGGCCGACCTGCTCGCCAGGGCGGCCCACGGCCTCGCCGACGACCTGCTCACCAACACCCTGCTCACGGCCCGGTGCCCGGTGCTGCTCGCCCCGGCGATGCACACCGAGATGTGGGAGCACCCCGCCACCGTGGCCAACGTCGCCACGCTGCGCTCCCGGGGCGTCCGCGTCATCGAGCCCGCCGTCGGCCGGCTCACCGGCGCGGACACCGGCAAGGGCCGGCTGCCCGACCCGGCGGAGATCTTCGCCGTCGCCCGGCGGACCCTCGCCCGGGGCCCGCACACCCCGGCCGACCTCGCCGGCCGGCACGTGGTGGTGACCGCGGGCGGCACCCGCGAGCCGCTCGACCCGGTCCGGTTCCTCGGCAACCGCTCCTCCGGCAAGCAGGGCTACGCCTTCGCCCGGTCGGCGGTCGCCCGGGGCGCCCGGGTCACCCTCGTCGCCGCCAACGTGGCGCTCGCCGACCCGGCCGGCGTGGACCTGGTGCGGGTCGGCACCACCGAGGAGCTGCGCGAGGCCACGCTCCGCGCGGCCGCCGACGCGGACGCCGTGGTGATGGCGGCCGCGCCCGCGGATTTCCGGCCCGCCACCTACGCCTCGGCCAAAATCAAGAAAACGGAGGCGGGGGCACCTACGATCGACCTCGTCACCAACCCTGACATCGCCGCCGAGTTGGGCCGGCGACGCCGACCGGAGCAGGTGCTGGTGGTGTTCGCCGCGGAGACGGACGACGCGGAGGCCAACGGCCGGGCCAAGCTCGCCCGCAAGCGGGCCGACCTCGTCGTCGTCAACGAGGTCGGGCCGGACAAGGTCTTCGGCGCCGAGACCAACGCGGCGACCGTCATCGGCGCGGACGGCGCGGTGCACCCGATGGCCGAGCAGTCCAAGGAGGAACTGGCCGACGCCGTCTGGGACCTCGTCGTGGCGCGCTGGTCGTCTTCCCGAGGGGTGACGGGGTAG
- the metK gene encoding methionine adenosyltransferase: MTRRLFTSESVTEGHPDKIADQISDGILDALLAQDAHSRVAVETLITTGQVHVAGEVTTKAYADIPTIVRETILDIGYDSSKKGFDGASCGVSVSIGAQSPDIAQGVDNAMELRTGSSESALDAQGAGDQGMMFGFACSETPELMPLPIALAHRLARRLTAVRKDGTIPYLRPDGKTQVTIEYEGLRPVRLNTVVVSSQHAADISLDSLLTPDVRDHVIAPELESLGLDTDGYRLLVNPTGRFEIGGPMGDAGLTGRKIIVDTYGGYARHGGGAFSGKDPSKVDRSAAYAMRWVAKNVVAAGLAERCEAQVAYAIGKAHPVSLFIETFGTETVPVASIEKAVHEVFDLRPAAIIRDLHLLRPIYRQTAAYGHFGRELPELTWEGTDRAADLKSAAGA, encoded by the coding sequence GTGACACGCCGCCTCTTCACGTCCGAATCGGTCACGGAAGGCCACCCGGACAAGATCGCCGACCAGATCAGCGACGGCATTCTCGACGCACTGCTGGCTCAGGACGCGCACAGCCGCGTCGCCGTCGAGACCCTGATCACCACCGGCCAGGTGCACGTGGCCGGCGAGGTGACCACCAAGGCGTACGCCGACATCCCGACCATCGTGCGGGAGACGATCCTCGACATCGGCTACGACTCGTCGAAGAAGGGCTTCGACGGCGCGTCCTGCGGCGTCAGCGTCTCCATCGGCGCCCAGTCCCCTGACATCGCGCAGGGCGTCGACAACGCGATGGAGCTGCGCACCGGCTCGTCGGAGAGCGCGCTGGACGCCCAGGGCGCCGGCGACCAGGGCATGATGTTCGGGTTCGCCTGCTCCGAGACGCCCGAGCTGATGCCGCTGCCGATCGCCCTGGCGCACCGGCTCGCCCGCCGGCTCACCGCGGTCCGCAAGGACGGCACGATCCCCTACCTGCGGCCGGACGGCAAGACCCAGGTCACCATCGAGTACGAGGGGCTGCGCCCGGTCCGGCTGAACACGGTCGTCGTGTCCAGCCAGCACGCGGCCGACATCTCGCTGGACTCGCTGCTCACCCCGGACGTGCGCGACCACGTCATCGCGCCGGAGCTGGAGAGCCTCGGCCTGGACACCGACGGCTACCGGCTGCTGGTCAACCCGACCGGGCGGTTCGAGATCGGCGGCCCGATGGGCGACGCCGGCCTCACCGGGCGGAAGATCATCGTCGACACCTACGGCGGGTACGCCCGGCACGGTGGCGGCGCGTTCTCCGGCAAGGACCCGTCCAAGGTGGACCGCTCGGCGGCGTACGCGATGCGCTGGGTGGCCAAGAACGTGGTGGCCGCCGGCCTCGCCGAGCGCTGCGAGGCGCAGGTCGCCTACGCGATCGGCAAGGCGCACCCGGTGAGCCTGTTCATCGAGACGTTCGGCACCGAGACCGTGCCGGTCGCCTCGATCGAGAAGGCCGTGCACGAGGTCTTCGACCTCCGCCCGGCCGCCATCATCCGGGACCTGCACCTGCTGCGCCCGATCTACCGGCAGACCGCGGCGTACGGCCACTTCGGCCGGGAACTGCCCGAGCTGACCTGGGAGGGCACCGACCGGGCCGCCGACCTCAAGTCGGCCGCAGGAGCCTGA
- a CDS encoding primosomal protein N', which produces MPLAHLDRPFDYLVPAELADAAVPGTRVKVRFAGQLVDGWLLERADASGHTGKLAYLDRLVSPEPVLADEVARLARAVADRYAGSLADVLRLAVPPRHARVEKEPHVPPTPPAPPAPPEAAGWRAYPAGPAFLRALTEGRPARAVWSALPGEDWPARYAEAVAATVAGGRGAVVVVPDARDLDRLDAALTAVLGPGRHVGLSAALGPARRYRAFLAARRGDVPVVIGTRAAMFAPVARLGLVAIVDDGDDLHAEPRAPYPHAREVLLTRARLADAAALVGGYARSAEAQLLVETGWAREVVADRATVRARTPAVAPTGDDPQLARDPGAATARLPSLAWAAARDALGGDAPVLVQVPRRGYLPSISCAECRTPARCPHCAGPLALPSARGAPACRWCGRTAAAYACPECGGRRLRAAVTGARRTAEELGRAFPGVPVRTSGREEVLSTVPGGAGLVVATPGAEPIADGGYGVVLLLDSWALLTRADLRAGEEALRRWLAAAALARPATAGGRVVVVADGALAPVQALLRWDAAWFAARELAERRELGFPPAVRMASVTGPADAVADLLAAARLPEAAEVLGPVPADGEKERMLVRVPRARAAALAEALHTAAGTRTLRKAADPVRVQIDPLLLF; this is translated from the coding sequence GTGCCCCTGGCCCACCTCGACCGCCCCTTCGACTACCTGGTCCCCGCCGAGCTGGCCGACGCGGCGGTCCCCGGCACCCGGGTGAAGGTGCGCTTCGCCGGCCAGCTCGTCGACGGCTGGCTGCTGGAGCGGGCCGACGCCTCGGGGCACACCGGCAAGCTCGCCTACCTCGACCGGCTCGTCTCGCCCGAGCCGGTGCTGGCCGACGAGGTCGCCCGGCTGGCCCGGGCCGTCGCCGACCGGTACGCCGGCAGCCTCGCCGACGTGCTCCGGCTGGCCGTGCCGCCCCGGCACGCCCGGGTGGAGAAGGAGCCGCACGTCCCGCCGACGCCGCCCGCGCCCCCGGCCCCGCCGGAGGCGGCCGGCTGGCGGGCGTACCCGGCCGGGCCGGCGTTCCTGCGGGCGCTGACCGAGGGCCGCCCCGCCCGGGCGGTCTGGTCGGCGCTGCCGGGGGAGGACTGGCCCGCCCGGTACGCCGAGGCGGTCGCCGCCACCGTGGCCGGCGGGCGGGGCGCGGTGGTGGTCGTGCCCGACGCCCGGGACCTCGACCGCCTCGACGCGGCGCTGACCGCCGTCCTCGGCCCCGGGCGGCACGTCGGCCTCTCCGCCGCGCTCGGCCCCGCCCGCCGCTACCGCGCGTTCCTGGCCGCCCGGCGCGGGGACGTGCCGGTCGTGATCGGCACCCGCGCGGCGATGTTCGCCCCGGTGGCCCGGCTCGGCCTGGTCGCCATCGTCGACGACGGCGACGACCTGCACGCCGAGCCGCGCGCCCCCTACCCGCACGCCCGCGAGGTGCTGCTCACCCGCGCCCGGCTCGCCGACGCGGCCGCCCTGGTCGGCGGGTACGCCCGCAGCGCCGAGGCGCAGCTGCTGGTGGAGACCGGCTGGGCGCGGGAGGTGGTCGCCGACCGGGCCACCGTGCGGGCGCGTACCCCCGCCGTCGCGCCGACCGGGGACGACCCGCAGCTGGCCCGCGACCCCGGCGCGGCGACGGCCCGGCTGCCCAGCCTGGCCTGGGCCGCCGCCCGGGACGCGCTCGGCGGCGACGCGCCGGTGCTGGTGCAGGTGCCCCGGCGCGGCTACCTGCCGTCGATCTCCTGCGCGGAGTGCCGCACGCCGGCCCGCTGCCCGCACTGCGCCGGCCCGCTCGCCCTGCCGTCGGCGCGGGGGGCACCGGCCTGCCGCTGGTGTGGCCGGACCGCCGCCGCGTACGCCTGCCCGGAGTGCGGCGGCCGGCGGCTGCGCGCGGCCGTCACCGGCGCCCGGCGCACCGCCGAGGAGCTGGGCCGGGCCTTCCCCGGGGTGCCGGTGCGCACCTCCGGGCGGGAGGAGGTGCTCAGCACCGTGCCCGGCGGCGCCGGCCTCGTGGTGGCCACCCCGGGGGCCGAGCCGATCGCCGACGGTGGCTACGGCGTGGTGCTGCTGCTCGACTCGTGGGCCCTGCTCACCCGGGCCGACCTGCGGGCCGGCGAGGAGGCGCTGCGCCGCTGGCTGGCCGCCGCCGCGCTGGCCCGGCCGGCGACGGCCGGGGGCCGGGTGGTGGTGGTCGCCGACGGGGCGCTCGCGCCGGTGCAGGCGTTGCTGCGCTGGGACGCCGCCTGGTTCGCCGCCCGGGAGCTGGCCGAGCGCCGCGAGCTGGGGTTCCCGCCGGCGGTGCGGATGGCCAGCGTCACCGGCCCGGCCGACGCGGTGGCCGACCTGCTGGCCGCGGCCCGGCTGCCCGAGGCGGCCGAGGTGCTGGGCCCGGTCCCCGCCGACGGCGAGAAGGAGCGGATGCTGGTCCGGGTGCCCCGGGCCCGGGCGGCGGCCCTCGCCGAGGCGCTGCACACCGCCGCCGGGACGCGTACTCTCCGTAAGGCTGCCGATCCGGTCCGCGTCCAGATCGACCCTCTTTTGCTGTTCTAG
- a CDS encoding AAA family ATPase — protein MTVRQSIVFNGDLGSGKSTVSVEIAKRLGLRRVSVGDLYRQMAQERQMTALQLNLHAELDQAVDGYVDQLQQDIAASGESLVMDSRLAWHFFTDALKVHMITEPTEAARRVLARPSGPAESYTSLEEARAKLRERSESERGRFIVRYGVDKARLRNYDLICDSTRANPEQVIGHIIDVYEGRLGADVLRDAPPLLLLDPTRVYPTEDVGALRGLWDDGFVDEVAAAGDEALEPLTIGFTGEYFFVVDGHRRLSAAIRSGFPLVPARLAAEVDEPVVGGTSAVDYFTAQVRPGTVYDWEAAHGITLPLPAHCLLAGDAVLAGEPAPGA, from the coding sequence GTGACCGTTCGTCAATCGATCGTCTTCAACGGTGACCTCGGCAGCGGCAAGAGCACCGTGTCCGTCGAGATCGCCAAGCGGCTCGGGCTGCGCCGGGTCAGCGTCGGCGACCTCTACCGCCAGATGGCGCAGGAGCGGCAGATGACCGCGCTCCAGCTCAACCTGCACGCCGAGCTGGACCAGGCCGTCGACGGCTACGTCGACCAGCTCCAGCAGGACATCGCGGCCTCCGGCGAGAGCCTCGTCATGGACTCCCGGCTCGCCTGGCACTTCTTCACCGACGCGCTCAAGGTGCACATGATCACCGAGCCGACCGAGGCGGCCCGCCGCGTCCTGGCCCGCCCCTCCGGCCCGGCCGAGAGCTACACGTCGCTGGAGGAGGCCCGGGCCAAGCTGCGCGAGCGCAGCGAGAGCGAGCGGGGCCGGTTCATCGTCCGCTACGGCGTCGACAAGGCCCGGCTGCGCAACTACGACCTGATCTGCGACTCCACCCGGGCCAACCCGGAGCAGGTGATCGGCCACATCATCGACGTGTACGAGGGGCGGCTCGGCGCGGACGTGCTGCGCGACGCCCCGCCGCTGCTGCTGCTCGACCCGACCCGGGTCTACCCGACCGAGGACGTCGGCGCCCTGCGCGGGCTGTGGGACGACGGCTTCGTCGACGAGGTCGCCGCCGCCGGCGACGAGGCCCTGGAGCCCCTGACGATCGGCTTCACCGGGGAGTACTTCTTCGTCGTTGACGGCCACCGGCGGCTCAGCGCGGCCATCCGCAGCGGCTTCCCGCTGGTGCCCGCCCGGCTGGCCGCCGAGGTCGACGAGCCGGTGGTGGGCGGGACGAGCGCGGTGGACTACTTCACCGCCCAGGTCCGCCCCGGCACCGTCTACGACTGGGAGGCCGCCCACGGCATCACCCTGCCGCTGCCGGCGCACTGCCTGCTGGCCGGCGACGCCGTGCTCGCCGGGGAGCCGGCCCCCGGCGCCTGA
- the def gene encoding peptide deformylase has translation MTVQPIRLFGDPVLRTPADPVVDFDAELRRLVADLTDTMREQSGAGLAAPQLGVGLRVFTFDVDDVLGHLVNPVLEFPDAEEQDGPEGCLSIPGLYFDTKRRQNVVAKGYNSYGDPVQIVGTGLMARCVQHETDHLDGVLFVDRLDPAGRKEAMKAIRQAEWYDAAAPPTVKVDPHGGSPFGLGR, from the coding sequence GTGACCGTCCAGCCCATCCGTCTGTTCGGGGATCCGGTGTTGCGCACGCCGGCCGATCCGGTGGTCGACTTCGACGCCGAGCTGCGCAGGCTCGTTGCCGACCTCACCGACACGATGCGTGAGCAGAGCGGCGCGGGTCTCGCCGCGCCCCAGCTCGGAGTGGGCCTGCGGGTGTTCACCTTCGACGTCGACGACGTGCTCGGCCACCTGGTCAACCCGGTGCTGGAGTTTCCCGACGCCGAGGAGCAGGACGGCCCCGAGGGCTGCCTGTCCATCCCCGGCCTCTACTTCGACACCAAGCGCCGGCAGAACGTCGTCGCCAAGGGCTACAACAGCTACGGCGACCCGGTCCAGATCGTCGGCACGGGCCTGATGGCCCGCTGCGTGCAGCACGAGACCGACCACCTCGACGGCGTGCTCTTCGTCGACCGGCTGGACCCGGCCGGCCGCAAGGAGGCGATGAAGGCGATCCGCCAGGCCGAGTGGTACGACGCGGCGGCCCCGCCGACGGTCAAGGTCGACCCGCACGGCGGCAGCCCCTTCGGCCTGGGGCGGTGA
- the fmt gene encoding methionyl-tRNA formyltransferase: protein MRLIFAGTPAVALPALDAIAASGHDLVAVVTRPDAPAGRGRGLVRSPVGAWADERGVEVLTPARPREPEFLDRLRELAPDCVPVVAYGALVPPVALEIPRHGWLNLHFSLLPAWRGAAPVQQAVLHGDELTGASVFALEEGLDTGPVYGTVTDEIRPTDTSGDLLGRLADSGAGLLVAVLDAIEAGTARAEPQPADGVSLAPKLTVDDARVRWGDPAFAVDRRIRACTPAPGPWTTFRGERVKLGPVVPVPDGPELKPGELLAEKSRVLAGTATVPVALGEVRAAGKKAMPASDWARGARVTAGEELA, encoded by the coding sequence GTGCGCCTGATCTTCGCCGGCACGCCGGCCGTCGCCCTGCCCGCCCTGGACGCCATCGCGGCCTCCGGCCACGACCTCGTCGCCGTCGTCACCCGCCCCGACGCCCCCGCCGGCCGGGGCCGGGGCCTGGTCCGCTCGCCCGTCGGGGCCTGGGCCGACGAGCGCGGCGTCGAGGTGCTCACCCCGGCCCGCCCGCGCGAGCCGGAGTTCCTCGACCGGCTGCGCGAGCTGGCCCCCGACTGCGTCCCGGTGGTCGCCTACGGCGCGCTGGTGCCCCCGGTCGCCCTGGAGATCCCCCGGCACGGCTGGCTCAACCTGCACTTCTCGCTGCTGCCCGCGTGGCGGGGCGCGGCCCCCGTCCAGCAGGCCGTGCTGCACGGCGACGAGCTGACCGGGGCGAGCGTCTTCGCCCTGGAGGAGGGGCTGGACACCGGCCCGGTCTACGGCACCGTCACCGACGAGATCCGCCCCACCGACACGTCCGGCGACCTGCTGGGGCGGCTCGCCGACTCCGGGGCCGGGCTGCTGGTGGCCGTCCTCGACGCGATCGAGGCGGGCACCGCCCGGGCCGAGCCGCAGCCGGCCGACGGGGTGTCGCTCGCGCCGAAGCTGACCGTCGACGACGCCCGGGTGCGCTGGGGCGACCCCGCGTTCGCGGTGGACCGGCGGATCCGGGCGTGCACCCCCGCGCCCGGGCCGTGGACCACGTTCCGGGGCGAGCGGGTCAAGCTCGGCCCGGTCGTCCCGGTGCCCGACGGCCCCGAGCTGAAGCCCGGCGAGCTGCTGGCCGAGAAGTCCCGGGTGCTGGCCGGCACGGCCACCGTCCCGGTCGCCCTCGGCGAGGTGCGGGCCGCGGGCAAGAAGGCCATGCCGGCGAGCGACTGGGCGCGCGGCGCCCGGGTCACCGCGGGGGAGGAGCTCGCGTGA